Genomic segment of Leptospira kanakyensis:
TCATCATTCCAATACTAACCATTGCTATATATTTAATTGTCAGATACATTCGAGACAAACGAGCGGGGTATATTTATTTGGGTTTGTCCATAATACTCATGATTGGATTTGCCAGTCATGACATTGTTTTATCTTTGTTGCATAAAGCAGAACCTTGGTTACTGAACTATGGATTACTGCTATTTGTCTTTTTTCAGTCTATCTTTTTATCAAAACATATCTCTGGCGAAATTGTTTCCGCGGAATTAAAATTCCAAGATGCATTACACCAATTAGTACAATCAGAAAAACTATCTTCTTTAGGTGTCATGGTAGCAAGTGTCGCACATGAAATCAATTCACCACTTAGTGCCGTTATTATGACGGGTGACTCCATCCGAGATGATATCTCAACTTTCTTTAAGGAGTTACCTTATTATGAACCAATTCCCAAAGATTGTTATCCAATTTTAATTTCCCTTGTGGAGTATTCACTTTCTCAAGTAGAACTGTTGTCCGGAAAAGAATACCGAGAACAAAAACTAAAAATCAGTCAAAACTTAGAGGCCCTTGGAATTGATGATACAACAAGGGTTTCCGAGTTGTTAATTGGTTTGGGTTTAAAAGAAATTCCCAAAGAATGGATTTCTTTATTTTCGGAAAAAAGATCTGATTCCCTCCTTGTGTTGGCAGAAAAAGTAGTTCGTATCTTACAAGGTACAAACACCATACAAACTGCAGCAAACCGAGCGATCAAAATAGCCCAGGCCTTAAAAAACTTCACACATTTTGACCCCAAAGCCGAAAAAAGATCTATCCATCTTTCTGATTCCATCCAAAACATCATCGCAATTTTAGGAGGATATATCAAACAAGGAATTCAAATCACAACAAACTTCCACGTCATCCCACCTATCTATTGTTATCCCGATGAATTAAACCAAGTTTGGGCAAACTTACTACAAAACGCCATTCAATCAACGAATGGAAAAGGAGAAGTCAAAATTGAAGTAGGCCAAATAAGTTTACAAAATGAAAATTACGCTTATGTTTCCATCCAAGATTCTGGCTCAGGCATTCCCGAAGAAATTATAGGAAAGATTTTTGATCCATTTTTTACAACAAAACCAGTGGGACAAGGCACGGGACTTGGGCTTTATATATCAAAACAGGTCATCGAAAAACACAATGGCATCATTGATGTTAAGTCTAAACCGAAAGACACTAAATTTATCGTTTACCTTCCCTACAAAGAGACTGAAAACGAAATAATTTAAAATGTTTTCAGTTTTAGTATTTTAAAAAACTAATTTGGATCTGGCAACCGAAAACTAACAATCGTTCCCTTCCCCTTTTCGCTTGTGGCCCAGATTTCACCACCATGCAATTTGATAAATTCATTACAAAGAATAAGACCAAGTCCTGTTCCCTTTTCACCTTCTAATCCAATACTGGTCACTTGGGCATCCACACGAAATAATTTTTCTAAATCCGAACTATCCATACCTATTCCATTGTCATGGCATTCCACTCGAACTCCATCTTCATCTTGTTTAGCGATGATTTTAATTTCCCCATTTTCATTTGTGAATTTAATCGAATTTGTAATTAGATTTCTAAGTACAGCCTGGATCATTTCTGAATCGGCATATACATAGGCTAAAGCGGAAGGGATATCTAAGGTAATACGAATTGATTTTTTTTTGATCAAAGACTCTACTTGGTCAACGATCTTTGTGACAAGACTCAAAAGGTTAATTTGTTTAGGACGGAAAGGCATATTCCCAGTTTGAGTCCTGGCCCAATCCAAAAGTTGTTCTAAAAGACCATACAACATAGATGCAGAATTTTGAATTTCAAATATGGTATCTTTTTTTTCTGCATTGGAATGTGTGTCAAAATCTTCATAAAGAAGTTCTGTTAATTGTTTGAATGCACCCAGCGGGTTTCTTAAATCATGAGCAATGATAGAAAAAAATATGTCTTTGGTTCTGTTGGATTCACTAAGTAATTTTTCTGAATTGTGTAAGGCTTCAATGGCTTTGTTCTTTTCAAAAACTTGTTTTCTAAGTAATTTGGTTCGGTCAAAAACCTTTTTTTCTAATTCAAAACGGTAAGTGATCAAACGTTGGTATTGCAGTGTGATAAACTCAGACAAAATTGAAAACGGAATGAGAAAAGAAATTAAATAAATATAAGAATCAAATACCCCTGGATATACAAATGGCCCCACTCCCATCCTTGTCATAAGGATACTGGAAAGATACAAAAGAAAAACACCTAAGGTTACTCCTCGGATTTGAAACCGATAACCTAAATAAATCAAAATCAAAAAGGATAAAAAGAAAAGATAAGGAAAGTGATAAACAATAACCGCTTGTACTAAGATAAAAGCAGTTGTCCATAAGATGAGTTTGATGGACAAATCCTCAAATCTGAATTTCCTCCAAGCCATAAAAAATGGAACGGTAATAAAAATCCCAATGGTGTCCCCAAAAATGATTACAATCAAAGTGCGAACGATTTCAGAATTATTTAGTTTATAAAAATACCCGAAAGAATAGAGAACTCCACCCAAACATAAAATGGAAATTACACTCGAAAGAAAGGAAACATAAGTAACAAAATAAAAATTATCTTTTGCGGAATTAAGACTCTTACGAATTTTTTTAATCCAAAATGTATAAGCCAAAGCAGATTGAAATGTGTCCACTCCTGCTGTCAGGCAAATACTGAGATACAAATCAAACTGGCTTAAATTGTGATGACTACTGATCAGACCATCTTTGTTAGCAATAAAACTGGCAACCCAAACAACTGGTAAAAACCAATATCCAAAAAACAAACAACCAATGAGTCCAATTCCAGAAGGGATCCAGAGGACTGCCAGGTTCACTGGTTGGAAGGCAAAGTATTCCATCCCTAATTTGGCAGTTCCAATATAGAGGAGAAATAAAATGAATGCCTTTAGGAATTGCTTCCAGTTCATGCGGATAGAATAAACGAAGGACAATTAGAGAAAAGCGAAATTATCTTTGAATTTCCTCTATTATGTAAGGAATACCCCAAATACAGAAGAGGATTCTTATCAAGGGATTTAGAAGGTATAAAAATCCTAGACTAATTTCCAGACAAAAGAGACTTAAAATCGCTACTTATGTCTTTACTTTTCATAAAGTAAGTGCCAATTAACATTGAATCGACGATTCCTTTATATTTTTGCCAATCGGCGTAACTTTCTATTCCCGATTCGGCAACACGAATGATGGACTCATCTAATTCAGGAGCAATTTCCTCTATTAGATTTTTATGAATTTCGAATGTGTCTAGATCTCTGGTATTGATACCAATTGTGGTGGCACCTGCATCCAGTGCCGTTTTTACTTCTTCTCGGTTGTGAGTTTCAACAAGTATTGAAAGACCCAAATCTTTAGCATACCGATGTAAAGAAGTTAGATCTTTGGGAGATAGGATTCGCACAATGAGTAAAATCGCCGAAGCTCCATAAGCGTAAGCTTCATCAATTTGTATTGGATCAATGATGAAATCCTTTCTGATCACAGGGATAGAAACGGACTCAGCTACTGCTTTGAGGTCACCCAAAGAGCCAAAAAAATACTCTGAATCTGTGAGGACGGAAATGGCACCGGCACCCGAAAATTCGTAGATAGATGCAATTTCCACTGGGAAATAATCTGGCCGGAGGATTCCAGAACTAGGACTTCCTTTTTTGCATTCGGCAATGACGGAAATGGAATTTGTTTTGAGTCGGGATTCCCAGGGCCTTATGGGCAAGGTTCGAGGAGGAAGGTTCTTCCCCCTGGCCAAACGAACTTCCTCGTGTTTGGTCTCAACTATCTTGTGTAAGACAGGATTCAAGGACTCCGATTAAAACGCTTTTAAGGCAGCATCTTCTGAGTCATAAATATCAAAAAGAGAAGTAAGTTCTATGACATCAAAGATACGTTTGACTGCGGGTTTGATATTAGAAATTTTTAGGGAACCCTCTTTGGAATTGAGTTTGCGAAGGGTAGAAATACAAGCTCGGAATCCGGAGGAAGACATGTATTCCACATCTTTCATGTTTAAGAGAACCTTTCTATGCCCAGCATTATCGATGAGTTCCATTAGGCCCTCTTCCACTTCATTTGCCACAGAAACGTCCAATCGACCTTCCAGATATACAACCAGTTTTCCGTCTTTCACTTCGTGTTTCAGCACCGATTTACCCAACCTGATATGATTTTACAAAATCATCGTATTTTAGCGGACTGTCAATCAATGTTTTCTGAATCCATTCCCACACGTTCCGACCTCAACCAGTTCCAAAATTTCCTTGTTTTAGGAGGTGGATCCTCTGGTGATTCCTCTGCCAAATTACTTACCTCTCAAGGAAAAATATGCATATTGGCCGACAAGTTTCCGGAAAAAGCCAACACCTCATTGTATTCAAAAGTTTTGTCAGACAATCACCCACAGGAAACATTAGAAGGAATTGATTGTATCATCAAAAGCCCAGGTATCCTTCCCGATCATCCTATCTTAGAAGAAGCGAGAAAAAAAGGACTACCGATCTTAAGCGAAATTGGTTTGGCCCGAACCTTTTACAAAGGCCCTGTCATTGGGATCACAGGAACCGATGGAAAGTCCACAACAACTGCCCTTACCTATCACATTCTAAAATCAAAATTCCCAAATTCAAAAATGGGAGGAAATATTGGAGTTCCATTTACGTCTTTTTGTTTGGAACCATTGGATTTAGTTGTTCTGGAACTCTCTAGTTATCAATTAGATGACTCACCTAACTTAAAACTAACGGCATCAGCAATATTAAATTTAGCCTCTGATCATTTAGAAAGACATAAAACAATGGAATTTTATGCAAAAGCAAAATGGAAAATTCAAAACTTAAGTGACCCAAATCACAAATCTTTTGTCAGTCCTAACTTTTTAAATTTTCTTAAAGATAAAATTTCGGATCATCCCAATTTGAAATTGATTGGTGAAAATCAAAACTACTTTGTAAGTTTAGAACCAAACCAGGTTCATACACCCAATCATATTTATGATGCATCCAAGTTTCCACTCAAAGGGAAACACAATTTGATGAATTTATGTTTTGCCATTGCCCTATGCGAAACCATGGGAATGGATTGGAAAGAAATCCAAAATGGGTTTGAATCCTTTACGGGTCTTCCTCACCGTTTTCGTAAGATCGATAGTTCTGGATTTCAAAATCAGTATCGAAACATTCAATTCATCAATGATTCCAAATCCACCAATTTACATTCCATGCTTTCGGGAATTTCTGGATTCAAAAAAGGAGATGGATTGTTTTTAATACTCGGAGGCATTCCCAAATCAGAACCAATTGATCCACTCATCCATCGTTGGAAAGAATTAGAGTCTCCGATTTGGGTTTATGGTAAGGCTGCTGAAGTTTGGAAATTAGAATTGGATGCAGTGGGACTACCTGTCCATTATTTCCCAGACCTTCCCTCTCTCTTAGTACAACTAAAACAAACTATCGATTTAGAATTGGAAAACAATGAGAATCCAAAAAACAAAACTTTATCTGTGATTTTTTCACCAGCAGGTGCCAGTTTTGATTTATATAAAAACTTCGAAGAAAGAGGAAACCATTTTGAAGATTTAACCAAAGAAATATTTGGTTGAATCAATTCAGAAATTTGTATCTTTCTTTAAGGATAGTAAATCGTTTATCTTTTGTGTAAAATTCTTTCGTATGCCTTACTACCAATAAAGATATCCAAAAGATCGCCATCGATATGTTGGTCTCGAACTTCCATCTTTAAAATATCAAAAGCCCGCTCCAAAGGAACTGCCTTTTTATAAGGACGGTCTTGGTCTGTGAGTGCATCAAAGATATCGGCAATGGCCATCATCTTGGCTTGGACGGGAATTTCAACGGCAGACAACCCTCTAGGATATCCTGAACCATTGAGTTTCTCATGGTGGCCGTGAGCAATGGCCGGAACCATTTTGAGTTCCCGTGTCCAAGGAATTTTGGATAAAAACTGGAAGGTATGTTCCACGTGAGATTCAATTTCCCGTCTTTCATCAAAGTCGAGAGATCCACGACGAATGGATAAAAAGTTAAATTCACGAGGCATCAGTAAGTTCAACTGGTTTCCCTCTGTAGTATGATAACTCATTTTAGAAATTTCTTCTAAAAAGTTTGAATTCCCTTCTTCTAAAATAGAAGGTTCATTCGATTCGGAAATGACTCGAACCATTTCCTCTAATTTGTCTTTTTCTAAACTGTATTCGAGTTGGATCGATTTTTCAAACTCCGGATAACCGTTGTTACCATGTTTTTTTAAGTATTCAATTTTTTTCTGTGAAAGCCCCGCTTCCACATCTTTTAAGATAAACTGAAAACGCCATCGAATTAAATCCAATTCGTAATCTTCTAATTTTTTGGCTTTGACAAGAACCTTTTCCCGAACGCCAACCTTACCAAAATCATGTAGAAGAGAAGCATACCGAATTTCTTTTACTTGTGATTCATTAAAATGAACATCTTTAAATCGTCCGACTTGGATCCCATTCACAGACTCAGCAAGTCCGACCGTGTACTGAGCGACACGAAAGGAGTGACCGGATGTTGTTGGATCCCTCGATTCAATCGCAGAAACACTGGCAGTCACAAATCCCTCAAACAGGGTTTCAATATCATGGACTAAATTGTTATTTTGGATGGCAACAGCAGCTTGTCCTGCCACCGCCATTACCAACTCTTCCGAATACTTATCATATTCCAAAATAGAATTGGTTCTCATTTCATCTAAAGTAAGTTTGGTTTGGAAGTTTTTCTTTCGGTTGATGAGTTGGATGACCCCAACAACTTCATCGTGGTGGTCTTTCATCGGAACCACGAGCATTGACTTTGAATAATAATTACTCATTTTATCAAAATCACTGTTAAACTTGTATTCTTCTTTTCCGGACAATTCGTACACATTTGGAATGTTGAGTTGTTTTCCAGTAAAGGCTACATAACCCGCAATACTCTTCTTATTGATGGGTAATATAAATTCGTCGGAGTTCAAATCCAATGCAGAAATTTTAAACCGAAGATTTCGTGGATTCCCTCTTTCATCTTTTTCTACCAGATACAAAGATCCTGAATCGGAATTAGAAATTTCACGGGCTGAATTCAAAATATCACGAAGTAATTTTGTGAAATCTTTTTCATTTGCGAGACTAATCCCAATCCTTGTAAGTTTGGAAATTTCATTTGTGGAAACATTGATTCGTTTTTGCAGTTCGAATTTGTCCACAACCATCTGTAGGCTCGTAAATGCATTGGCGAGAGCTTTGACCAAAAAAACAAGAGGGGCATCATCAGGAACATTCGTAAAAAATAGATCTTCCTCAATGTTTAAAGCAATGTATCCGGTATAATCAATGGGTGCCCGAACAATAAAACTCGACATGATGGTCGGTTGGTTTTTTAAAAACTGGTGGATCTCTTGGTGTTTGGTTTCTAGCTCATACCTAGAGATATAGAACAATACTTTGGCGATACGGCCATGGGAATCCGTTTCAATTTGATCCAGCTCGGCTAAGGTCAAAACCTTAGCTTTGATTTTTTTGGAATAATCGGCAATTTTGCCTTCAAAAAACGGGTCATCTGTGATGATGAATTGTGTATCCGGAGATTTGGTCACAGGCATACTATCGACATGAAAAAAACGACTGTCGATTGTTTTTTTTGAAAATGAATCTTACTTTTGTTTGTTTAGAAGGATGATCCCAAAACTGAGAGAAGCGGCCAAATAAAAACTCAAAAAATACAAAACTTGGACTCCTAACAATACATAGGGTGAATGCACCCATTCTTTTGGTTCTGCCAGTAGAAAGGGAAGGAAAATTCCGAGAGCAGAGGGATAAAGAAAGGAGACCACCCCCCGAACACCCGACTCCGACCAAGAGAGCGAAATTAGATAGGAATAAAGCAGTTGCCCAAAAATTCCTGAGAAAAATGCCAAAGGCAGAACCACGAGGATTTCTGTTCCTAAACAGGAAGAAAATGCCAGAGCACCAATCCAAATTCCAATTTCTGCCGCCTCAGATAACTTTTCTTTTTTGAGTTTCGAAACCAAAAGAAAACCAACAAAGGAAGACATCCCATAAATCAGGATCATAGACAGTTTGTTGTAAAATTGAACGTCCACCTTCCAGGGGGATAAAACAAGAAAAGCGGCAGGTAAAAAACTTAAATAAACAAAACGAGAACTATCGTAGGCTAACACCTGCATACGATTTTCTGTATCATTCCAAAACATCTCTCGCATCCAAACGAAAGCACCCAAAGAAATGGCAAAAGGCAAAATGAAAGTATTATCTTGGACATAGATATTGGTTTGAAAGAAATGAATTCCAAAAAGCAAAGAAACCCAAAACAAATATAGAAAGATCGAAACTACAAATCGTCGAACTGGTCTCAAATCAAATATCTTCTCTTCCAAGGAAGAATAGGAAAGAAATAATAATAGATTACTTTTTGTGATATATACAAATATTGAATCGGTATTCCAAAGTTCGGATCGGATTCCCCATTTTTTTAAGATTTCAGTAAAAATGAAACCAAAGACAGTTGTCATCGTCCATTGGAAAAGTATATCACTGCGTTTTCCCTCTTCAGAAATTCGGCTGAGAGTATGGAACAAAAAGAAACCAGATAAAACACAAAAAAGAAATTCTGTTTCGAATAGATTCATAAATAAACTTCCTCACTGACAGTAAACGGAAGAATGGAATAAGGAGGTTCACCATTACGATCCAAACTTTGGAAGTTATGATGGAATCCTCTGATGGACTGGTTACCAATTAAAATAAATTTTTCACTTCCAGCAGGTTTCAAAAGGATACTGCGGTTGAAAAAATATAGAACAGGATTTGCCTTTAGTTCCTTTCCAATGTTTTGAAAATGTGGGAGGATTTTTGTATAAGGTTCGTAAATATCGATGGAGTTGGCAGCACGAATGATGATGGTTTTTCCTTTTAAGTTAGGAATTGGACGATTTCGAAGGATCCAATTATTAGGATCAGAATAAACAGTTTGGAATTCACCCACTCCGTCGGCAGAAAGAATTCGAATGTTTGGAAAAGCATAAAGCCTATCTTTTAATTCAGGTTTTACTTTTTTTAAAAACAAATCTACTTCCCCAGGTAACTCCCATAATACAACTTCCATACCTGAAAAATGTTTGGCAACGGCAAGAGAGGTAACACCTGGATATTCGGGATGGTTTAAGGCAGGACCAATATCAAAAAATACAATTTGGTTTCCTTTTTCAAATCGTTTCAGATCACCAAACAATGTTTTGCGTAAGGATGACATTGGTTTGGATAAAAATGCTTTTGTATTCAACAAATCATCTAAAAACAAATTGGTGTCTTCCAATCTATTTTCATAGGTTCTGGCACGAATCTCTTCATCTTGTCCATTAAACAAATAACGCCCGGTATAAGAACGGATCGTTTTTTCTTCTAACTCTGTAAAAGAATTAGGACTAAGGGAATCCCAAGTATAAGGGTAAATGGGTTTTCCAATTTCAAAACGATCGTTTGTTGGTAAGTCAACAATTTGTCCATAAGGGGACAACCTTGTGTATTGTTTATAATAACTTTCCATCTGTTCTGAATTGTTTCGGAGTTTAGAAAGAAGAGCCAAATTAAAAAGGACATATCGATAATAAGGTTTTTCTTCTATTCCATAGATGGATTTGGCTTGGACAAAGGATTCCCAAACAGATTTAGCAATGCTCCATTTCCCAGATTTATAAAGAGATGCTGCATACAAATTATAAGAATACAAGGCTATGTCATGGTTTGCATATCCTTCTTTCATGATAATTTTCCTTTGGTCTTCTAACAAAGACAGGGCCGCGTCATAACGACCTAAATCATAATATACCTTTGCTAAGTTAAAATCCAAATAGAGGGAATCAAATCCCTTGGGCAGTTGTCCTTGGATGGATGATAATTCATAGGAAGCAAGTTCGGCTTGAGAAAGATCATAAAGCAGGAGGCCGTAAAAATAAGAATTTTCTATAGAAGACGGATCTTGTAACAAACCCAAAGTATCATAAAGTTTTTTGGCTGAGGTTAAGTAATAAACAGCTTCTTCTTTTTTTCCATCGAGTACTAGCGCTTTTCCAAGTAAGGAAATCGTATCAGCATAATCGCTATGAAATACGGATTTAAGAAATTCTCTTTCTTTTCGTGCAGCGCTTGCGTATTCTATAGTTTTACTAAATTCTTTTTTTGCGAAATAGAATTCAGAAATGTTTTTTGCAACATAGAACCTTGTATATGTCGAAAAATTGGAATTCCCACCGACACTACGCCAAATTTCTTTCAAAGATTCCTCGGTTCTTTTTTCTAAACTTACACTTATTTTGATAAACTGCAAATACTCCGAAGGAAAATCCAAAGTTTTTAAAAGGGAGTTTTTTTCTTCTAAGGATAACTTAGGATCATACTCCGATAACCGAACAAACTCTGATTCGGAAAGGAATTCATCGGCAGATGGAATTTTCCATTCAGGGGAACGTTTCATCAAACGATGTAATCGAATGGTTTCATCCAAAAGATGAGAAAGTGAGTTATAAATGACAGAAACGAATTTCCCACGTTCTTCATATGGAAGAAATACCAACTGACCCGTGTAAGTTGATTTTTGTTCCACTGCTTTTAGTTTCGGAGTGAATTCAATCCCCTTCTCTTTCCATTCCAAAGATCCAAAAAAAACAAAATTGGCCCTTAGTTTTTTAGCTAGTGAGAGGGAATTTTCTTTTCCAAGATAAACTCCTCCAGTGACTTTTTGAAATTCAAAATCAATCAACTGGGAAAAGAGATTCATAGTTTTGGAATCTGATTCTTTTCCTTTAACTTCAAAGTCCCCTAAACTAAAAAAGGAAACTGATTCAGGTGATTCGTAAGTCACCGGCAAGGTTTCTTTTTGGATGGCATTACGAATCGAATAGTATAACGGAGCATAGGCGACAAACGCCAAAAGGGAAAAGGTAAGGAGGGTATTTTTTTGAAAGCGGGACAAGTTAAGCAAATTCTAAAAAGTTTAGTTTGACCTATTTTTCTTAGAATTTTGCAGAACTCAAGGAAAAAACGGGGTTTCCCCCGTTAGGAATCGAATCTTATCGTTTGAGACCGAGAACTTCCTGGATCATCTGGTCAGATGTCACGATGGTTCGGGAGTTGGCTTGGAATCCCCTTTGGGTCACGATCATATCGGTAAACTGATCAGAAAGATCCACGTTGGACATCTCAAGGAGTCCTGCGTTGATTTTTCCACGGCCTTGGCTTCCTGCTTCCCCAATGTTTGCATCCCCGGAGTTCAGAGAGTAACTATACATTGTGTCCCCTTCTTTATTGAGACCGGCTGGGTTCGTGAAGTTTGCAAGAGCAATCCTTGCGAGTGGTTGGCGCACTCCATTGGAAAATACCCCAGTTACCGTTCCCGTATTGTCGATGGAGAAAGATTCCATATATCCCATTGGGTATCCATCTTGTTTCACAGCCTTGGTTGTAAAGTCAGAAGAGAACTGAGTGATCCCACCCACAAGACCCGCTTCTCCTAAATTCAAACTGAATTTTTGAGCCGTTGGGTTTCCAGGGATTCGGAAAGAAATATCGGCTTTTAGTTTTCCAGTCGTTTGTGAATCCACTCCATCAGAGACAGAGATGATTTTTCCATCAGGAGTGAAGGATACTTCGAGTTCTTGGTTTCCTGAAACTTTTGTATTTTCCCCACCTGTTCCACTTACGTCTACAGAGACTTGGCTTGCATCTTCCAATTTGAAACGCATCTTCCATACGTTTTCTCTCATTTTATAAAACTCAACTCCCATTTGGCGAGTGTTTCCAAGCTCATCATAAACATTAATGGATGTTACATGGCCTCTTCTTTGGCGAGGATCTGGATCATTGATATAACGTTGGATGTCTTCTTCTGTTGCATCAGAGGGAACTGCGGCAACACTAGCATTGAGGTTGGATTGAAAGTCTACGTTCTGAGTGGCACGAGCTGGTTCTTTGGAATAAAGAGGAATCATGATGTCTTCCAAAGATCCTGCGGAGTTGATGTATTTGTTTCCACCATCATCCAAACGAGAATTCCAACCTTGTACTTTCAAACCGTTGGCAGGGTTTACATAAAATCCGTTTTTATCTACGTTGAAGGCACCGGCACGAGTGTAAAATTGTTTGTCTCCGTCTTTCACAACAAAGAAACCTTCACCAGATACGGCGACATCAGTATTCTTTCCAGTGGTTTGCAAAGCACCTTGCGTCATAATTTTATCAATTGCAGCGATGAGGGAACCAAGACCCACTTGTTTCGGGTTAGTTCCCCCGATCCTTTCGTTTGGTTCTGACGCACCTTGTAACTCTTGCGAGATCATATCTTGGAAGGTAACTCGCTCCGTTTTAAAACCGTGTGTGTTCACGTTGGAGATGTTGTTACCAATAACATCCATTCTTACTTGGTGGTTTTTCAATCCGGAAACTCCGGAGTAAAGTGATCTCATCATAACGTTATATCCTCTCTTTTTTTATCGACCTTTTTGAATTAATCCTGATAAGCTTCTTGTTTTTTTAATGTATTATTCGGAACGTTTGCCGCGTTCTGTGGACGTTGGAATTCTGGTTCGGATTTGAGAAGTGATGGATCAGAAATCAAATTGATTTTT
This window contains:
- a CDS encoding ATP-binding protein, producing MKFISNTLLFFCFFFFNSCTNDTNYIPQFKNGILNLENFPFTKYPKFSLKGEWKFTPGELTFQESTKTILVSIPDSPNWNSYNHNDNQENEGFGIGSYHLTIIQPKEEENLAIDFNVIFSEAEVFQNKIKIGTFGSLENPEPNLEIKPQLIPLLPTDQNPIELTVFVKNRLFPFGGIRIPPTIGRFESLKISREKDLLTNAIVVGGFIFLGFYQLGMHYTRKKIIGSLYFFLFCFVMSFQILTAGPRTIFIFFETIPSELVFRIDYLSQYIGVILGLNYIFSLTKEYILKKIIYISSGLLIIPASIAIFGSIYLISSIHLYVLCIIIPILTIAIYLIVRYIRDKRAGYIYLGLSIILMIGFASHDIVLSLLHKAEPWLLNYGLLLFVFFQSIFLSKHISGEIVSAELKFQDALHQLVQSEKLSSLGVMVASVAHEINSPLSAVIMTGDSIRDDISTFFKELPYYEPIPKDCYPILISLVEYSLSQVELLSGKEYREQKLKISQNLEALGIDDTTRVSELLIGLGLKEIPKEWISLFSEKRSDSLLVLAEKVVRILQGTNTIQTAANRAIKIAQALKNFTHFDPKAEKRSIHLSDSIQNIIAILGGYIKQGIQITTNFHVIPPIYCYPDELNQVWANLLQNAIQSTNGKGEVKIEVGQISLQNENYAYVSIQDSGSGIPEEIIGKIFDPFFTTKPVGQGTGLGLYISKQVIEKHNGIIDVKSKPKDTKFIVYLPYKETENEII
- a CDS encoding ATP-binding protein; this encodes MNWKQFLKAFILFLLYIGTAKLGMEYFAFQPVNLAVLWIPSGIGLIGCLFFGYWFLPVVWVASFIANKDGLISSHHNLSQFDLYLSICLTAGVDTFQSALAYTFWIKKIRKSLNSAKDNFYFVTYVSFLSSVISILCLGGVLYSFGYFYKLNNSEIVRTLIVIIFGDTIGIFITVPFFMAWRKFRFEDLSIKLILWTTAFILVQAVIVYHFPYLFFLSFLILIYLGYRFQIRGVTLGVFLLYLSSILMTRMGVGPFVYPGVFDSYIYLISFLIPFSILSEFITLQYQRLITYRFELEKKVFDRTKLLRKQVFEKNKAIEALHNSEKLLSESNRTKDIFFSIIAHDLRNPLGAFKQLTELLYEDFDTHSNAEKKDTIFEIQNSASMLYGLLEQLLDWARTQTGNMPFRPKQINLLSLVTKIVDQVESLIKKKSIRITLDIPSALAYVYADSEMIQAVLRNLITNSIKFTNENGEIKIIAKQDEDGVRVECHDNGIGMDSSDLEKLFRVDAQVTSIGLEGEKGTGLGLILCNEFIKLHGGEIWATSEKGKGTIVSFRLPDPN
- a CDS encoding indole-3-glycerol-phosphate synthase (involved in tryptophan biosynthesis; amino acid biosynthesis; converts 1-(2-carboxyphenylamino)-1-deoxy-D-ribulose 5-phosphate to C(1)-(3-indolyl)-glycerol 3-phosphat): MNPVLHKIVETKHEEVRLARGKNLPPRTLPIRPWESRLKTNSISVIAECKKGSPSSGILRPDYFPVEIASIYEFSGAGAISVLTDSEYFFGSLGDLKAVAESVSIPVIRKDFIIDPIQIDEAYAYGASAILLIVRILSPKDLTSLHRYAKDLGLSILVETHNREEVKTALDAGATTIGINTRDLDTFEIHKNLIEEIAPELDESIIRVAESGIESYADWQKYKGIVDSMLIGTYFMKSKDISSDFKSLLSGN
- a CDS encoding STAS domain-containing protein is translated as MLKHEVKDGKLVVYLEGRLDVSVANEVEEGLMELIDNAGHRKVLLNMKDVEYMSSSGFRACISTLRKLNSKEGSLKISNIKPAVKRIFDVIELTSLFDIYDSEDAALKAF
- the murD gene encoding UDP-N-acetylmuramoyl-L-alanine--D-glutamate ligase yields the protein MFSESIPTRSDLNQFQNFLVLGGGSSGDSSAKLLTSQGKICILADKFPEKANTSLYSKVLSDNHPQETLEGIDCIIKSPGILPDHPILEEARKKGLPILSEIGLARTFYKGPVIGITGTDGKSTTTALTYHILKSKFPNSKMGGNIGVPFTSFCLEPLDLVVLELSSYQLDDSPNLKLTASAILNLASDHLERHKTMEFYAKAKWKIQNLSDPNHKSFVSPNFLNFLKDKISDHPNLKLIGENQNYFVSLEPNQVHTPNHIYDASKFPLKGKHNLMNLCFAIALCETMGMDWKEIQNGFESFTGLPHRFRKIDSSGFQNQYRNIQFINDSKSTNLHSMLSGISGFKKGDGLFLILGGIPKSEPIDPLIHRWKELESPIWVYGKAAEVWKLELDAVGLPVHYFPDLPSLLVQLKQTIDLELENNENPKNKTLSVIFSPAGASFDLYKNFEERGNHFEDLTKEIFG
- a CDS encoding HD family phosphohydrolase is translated as MPVTKSPDTQFIITDDPFFEGKIADYSKKIKAKVLTLAELDQIETDSHGRIAKVLFYISRYELETKHQEIHQFLKNQPTIMSSFIVRAPIDYTGYIALNIEEDLFFTNVPDDAPLVFLVKALANAFTSLQMVVDKFELQKRINVSTNEISKLTRIGISLANEKDFTKLLRDILNSAREISNSDSGSLYLVEKDERGNPRNLRFKISALDLNSDEFILPINKKSIAGYVAFTGKQLNIPNVYELSGKEEYKFNSDFDKMSNYYSKSMLVVPMKDHHDEVVGVIQLINRKKNFQTKLTLDEMRTNSILEYDKYSEELVMAVAGQAAVAIQNNNLVHDIETLFEGFVTASVSAIESRDPTTSGHSFRVAQYTVGLAESVNGIQVGRFKDVHFNESQVKEIRYASLLHDFGKVGVREKVLVKAKKLEDYELDLIRWRFQFILKDVEAGLSQKKIEYLKKHGNNGYPEFEKSIQLEYSLEKDKLEEMVRVISESNEPSILEEGNSNFLEEISKMSYHTTEGNQLNLLMPREFNFLSIRRGSLDFDERREIESHVEHTFQFLSKIPWTRELKMVPAIAHGHHEKLNGSGYPRGLSAVEIPVQAKMMAIADIFDALTDQDRPYKKAVPLERAFDILKMEVRDQHIDGDLLDIFIGSKAYERILHKR